ACTATTTTAGATGGCTTAAAAGTAATGGTCATCGATGACAGTAAAACTATTCGTCGTACTGCTGAAACACTATTAAAAAAATCCGGTTGCGAAGTTGTGACGGCAACAGATGGTTTTGAAGCACTGTCAAAAATACTGGAGCACCGTCCCAATATTATTTTTGTCGATATTATGATGCCTCGATTAGATGGCTATCAAACCTGTGCGCTGATCAAAAATAACAAAATGTTTAAAGAGACCCCCGTTATCATGCTATCCAGCAAAGACGGCTTATTTGATCGTGCTCGTGGCAGAATAGTGGGCTCAGAACAATACCTGACCAAACCTTTTACTAAAGATGAACTACTTGGTGCAATTACAAAATACGTTACTAAAACAGCTTAACCCAGACTGTTGATTCATTGCCTTATAAAATGATATTTAAGTTTTCATAGTATTTTAAAAACGCATTTTTAAGAAGAACAAATAAAAATAACTATAATAATTACTGCGATAAAGAGAGATTTTTAACATGGCACATATACTCGTTGTTGATGATTCACCCACAGAAACACACATTATATCAACTGCACTAGAAAAACAGGGACACCGCGTTTCTGTTGCGGTTGATGGTAAAGATGGTGTAGAAAAGGCCACACAAACATTGCCTGATTTAATTTTAATGGATGTTGTGATGCCAGAGTTGAATGGCTTTCAAGCTACACGTCAACTCACCAAACAAACTGAAGCTGAGAATATTCCTGTCATTATGGTGACCACTAAAGATCAGAAGACCGATAGAATGTGGGCCGAACGTCAGGGAGCCAAGGGTTATATTACCAAGCCCTTCGTTGAAGATGAACTGATTCAGGAAGTGAATCGTTTGTTATTGGCATAAGTCAATAATACTTAATTGTTAGCCTTATGTCTCAGGAAATAAAATGAGTTTTGAACCACAAAATTCACTACAAATTGTCCAGTTGCTACAACAGATGGAGGATTACAGCAGAAAAAATGCTGCGCCTCTACCCATGGAAGAGCGGATCAAATCATTATGGTCTGGCATTGGTTTTCGCATTGCCAAACACAAATTTGTTGTGCCAATGGGCTTTGTTCGTGAAATAATGAAATACCCCAGCACTTCGCAAGTGCCCGGAAGTAAGGACTGGGTACGTGGAATCGCTAATGTTCGCGGTAATTTATTGCCCGTTTTTGATCTGCAAGGGTTTCTGGGGAAAAAAACAACACCCATCAGACGCGAAACACGTGTTTTATCTATAGCGAAAGATAAACTCAGTGCTGGTTTGATTGTTGATGAAATCTACGGCATGAAATATTTTGATCAGACTCATTTTGATGCAAAAATGGGCCATGACGTAAAATGGAAGAATTATTTTAGTGGCGGATATGAGTTAGATGGCGAAAATTGGGTGGTCTTTAATATGCAACAGCTCGTTGAGAGTAGGGAGTTTCTTAATGTTGCCAATTAATAGAAAGTACCAGATGAAGTGCTAATACTGTCAATAAATACTGGGCTTTAACTTTGTGCGGATGACAAGCAAAGTTAAGGATTTGCGTTTAATCAATTTTTATACGAAATAATAAAAAATAACATAAAATCTCTGCAAGTGATGATTTAGGAGCTTATAAAAAATGCAAGGTGAAACTACTAACAAAAAGAGCGTCTACCTGCCCTTTACACTTCTGATAATATTCGTGGTCGCCATGGTTGTCGTTTATTGGTTGGCCTTTACGAAAGAAAATCATGATACCCAGTATTTGTCCCTGGTTGTTGAACAACGTGTCTTGTCACAGGGTTTGGCCAAGTCAGCAACCTTGGCTGCTGCAGGTAATGAGGATGCTTTTACTACCCTGAAACAATACCAGAAAGAATTTGGTCGGAACATGCTCGCACTGGCAGAAATTGACCCAGTGAGCAACGAAAGTATCCTGCCGGAAAGTGCCCAAAATGTTTATAATATTCTCAATAATAGTTGGAAAGAATATAACGAGCACATTAAAATTATTTTGGACAGTCAGGAAACTATTCTGATTTTATCCGAAGACATTAAAGTCATTAATGAACAGATGCCTGACATGTTAAATGCATCCAATGAAGTGGCTGAAATTTTAGTAGACAGCAACTCACCGACTCGTCAGGTTTACTTGGCCACACAGCAGTTGATGTTTATTGAGCGAATTACCGGCAATATTTCTGTCATGATGTCAGGTAATAATGATGCAGCACAAAGTGCGCAACGATTTGGTTTAGACACGGCAACCTTCAAACGGGTATTAGACTCCCTAATCAATGGTAGTAAAATGTTGGGTGTAGGCAAGGTGGAAGACCCAGATGCCTCAGAATTATTGAGTGAAATTGCGCAAATTTATGATGGTATCAAAACCAAAATAGCGGATATTTTAGAGCGTTCACCTGAAACCTTTGAAATTAATAATAGTGCCATGTCTCTGTACAATAAATCAGAAATTTTACTGCAACAAATTGGTTCACTGGGCAACACTTATCAAGAAGCAGTTGCAGATGATACCACTCTCTCTCTGACAGGTAATGCCTTAGCGGGTGCGACCGTAGTGATGTTCTTTATGATTGGTGCTTTACTGATTTCTCAAGAAAAACGGGTTGCGCGTGAAACCGAAGAACAACGTAATGAAGTTGAAGCTCAGAACAACAAAAACGAAGCGGCCATTATGCGCCTACTGGATGAAATGGGCGCACTGGCAGACGGTGACTTAACCGCCCACGCAACGGTGACAGAAGATATTACTGGCGCTATTGCTGATTCCATTAACTATACCATTGATGCTTTACGTAATCTGGTCACCCAGATTAATGATACTACCGTTCAAGTATCCTCGGCAGCTCATGAAACACAGGCAACAGCAATGCATCTTGCTGAAGCGAGTGATCAGCAAGCGACTCAGATTACCACGGCAAGTACTGCGGTCAATCAAATGGCAACATCGATTGAAGAAGTCTCCGCCAATGCGAATGACCTTGCAAACGAAGCAAGTACATCGGTTGAAATTGCTAATAAAGGTTCCATGATTGTACAGGATGCCATTAGC
This genomic window from sulfur-oxidizing endosymbiont of Gigantopelta aegis contains:
- a CDS encoding response regulator is translated as MVIDDSKTIRRTAETLLKKSGCEVVTATDGFEALSKILEHRPNIIFVDIMMPRLDGYQTCALIKNNKMFKETPVIMLSSKDGLFDRARGRIVGSEQYLTKPFTKDELLGAITKYVTKTA
- a CDS encoding response regulator; amino-acid sequence: MAHILVVDDSPTETHIISTALEKQGHRVSVAVDGKDGVEKATQTLPDLILMDVVMPELNGFQATRQLTKQTEAENIPVIMVTTKDQKTDRMWAERQGAKGYITKPFVEDELIQEVNRLLLA
- a CDS encoding chemotaxis protein CheW — protein: MSFEPQNSLQIVQLLQQMEDYSRKNAAPLPMEERIKSLWSGIGFRIAKHKFVVPMGFVREIMKYPSTSQVPGSKDWVRGIANVRGNLLPVFDLQGFLGKKTTPIRRETRVLSIAKDKLSAGLIVDEIYGMKYFDQTHFDAKMGHDVKWKNYFSGGYELDGENWVVFNMQQLVESREFLNVAN
- a CDS encoding methyl-accepting chemotaxis protein; translation: MAFTKENHDTQYLSLVVEQRVLSQGLAKSATLAAAGNEDAFTTLKQYQKEFGRNMLALAEIDPVSNESILPESAQNVYNILNNSWKEYNEHIKIILDSQETILILSEDIKVINEQMPDMLNASNEVAEILVDSNSPTRQVYLATQQLMFIERITGNISVMMSGNNDAAQSAQRFGLDTATFKRVLDSLINGSKMLGVGKVEDPDASELLSEIAQIYDGIKTKIADILERSPETFEINNSAMSLYNKSEILLQQIGSLGNTYQEAVADDTTLSLTGNALAGATVVMFFMIGALLISQEKRVARETEEQRNEVEAQNNKNEAAIMRLLDEMGALADGDLTAHATVTEDITGAIADSINYTIDALRNLVTQINDTTVQVSSAAHETQATAMHLAEASDQQATQITTASTAVNQMATSIEEVSANANDLANEASTSVEIANKGSMIVQDAISGMDTIREQIQETSKRIKRLGESSQEIGDIVEIINDISEQTNILALNAAIQAAMAGDAGRGFAVVADEVQRLAERSGNATKQIEALVKTIQADTNEAVISMERSTSEVVQGARLAQNAGGALEEIEHVSSSLAKLIQAISDTTKQQSIAAVSISDSMNVVQEITTQTSAGTNETAASIGNLAELANDLRQSVAGFTLPE